In the Colletes latitarsis isolate SP2378_abdomen unplaced genomic scaffold, iyColLati1 scaffold0013, whole genome shotgun sequence genome, ttccgattaatatttcagaggataacgccggttatgtctgggttagttctggtatttgcaatcatctggctcatactttcgcaattttcgcatatttgaatggccagatcctgggtttttttctggttaggatcacgtattaatgtggtgccgcactgaaatggtcaattcaacctgaatttggtcaatattttagaggataacaccggttaggtctgggttacgtctggtatttgccagcatctagctcatactttcgcaattttgcatggttgtatggccagatcctggcctttttctggtttcgatcacgtagtaatgtgggaccacactgaaacagtcaattaaacctggtttcgatcaatactttagaggataacgccggttatgtctcggttaggtctggtatttgcaatcatctggttcatactttcgcatttttggcatatttattcgccagatcctgggctttttctgacttgggtcacgtagtaatgtggtaccacactgaaacattcaataaaacctggttccgattaatattttagagggtaacgccggttaggtctgggttacgtctggtatttgcaatcatcttcctcatactttcgcaattttggcatacttgttggccagatcctgtgctctttctgatttggatcaggtaacaatgtggcactacactgaaacagtcaattaaacctggtttcgatcaatactttagaggataacgccggtaatgtctcggttaggtctggtatttgccatcatctagcacatactttcgcatttttcgcatacttgaatggccagatcctgggctttttcttatttagatcacgtaataatgtggtacctattGAACTTTATTTACTATTAATATAACAACAGTGGTTTATAACATAAGCAGTAATATATAAAGTTTAATAAACACgtaatttctgtatggtacaaatgaaacagactggaaatgaatgaacaaaatatgtatgagaaacaaaAACGCAATATCACAGATCGATAAATTTTGTCGTCACTCTGCGTTCCTTCATCACACACACACAAAAGATTCATTCAATTAGATTCGTTGTCCTagattcgttatcctccaacacccTTCCACAACGAtatacattttaaaattgttttatttgttGACGCAGTGCACACTTTTCtgccatatattttaattttacttttgcaagaGGTTTAGTTAACATGTCGGCAGGCATTTCATCTGTAGGGCAGTATTGATAATCTATTTTTCCCCGATCCTTAATGTCTTTTATATTATGGAACTTTGTATCAATGTGTTTTGTCCTATTGTTAAACTTCTTGTTGGATGTGAGTTTTAAGCAACTTTGGTTGTCTTCGTAGATGATTGTGTCCTGGGTCCCTTTTCCAAAATCTTCCAGTAGACGTTGTATCCATACAGCTTCTTGAGTAGCTTCGGCAAGGGCTATATATTCCGCTTCAGTAGACGATAGTGAAACACATGGCTGCTTCCTGCAAGCCCAACTTATCGAAGCTCCGGCAAATTGATACAAATATCCGCTATTCGACTTTCTATCATTTCTGTCTTGTGCCCAATCGGCGTCTGCAAAACCAATTAGTTTCCTGCTTTTAACCCTTTGACCAAGTTTCAGTTCATAATCAATTGTTTGTTTTAAATAGCGAGCGACTCTTTTCGTTTCTATCCAGTCATTTGTTGTGGGATGCTTGTTGTGTTGGCTTAAAATAGCAACGCTTGCGGATATGTCCGGTCTACTGTTTACTGCTACGTACAATAAAGCACCGATGAGCTGTTGATACCTGTCACTTTTTGGCATTTCTGATCCATtttctttatatttaaaatacgtgTGATCTAAAGGTACACTTGATCCTTTTGCATCTTGAAGACCGAATctgtgtaatatttttttaatatatttcgctTGATTTATGCTGTAAAAGCCTTCTTCATTTCTTCTCATCTCTATTCCTAAATAATGTTTCAAGAATCCTAAGTCATTCAAACAAAAATGTTTctttaaaaatgtttatattaataataaaaaatatcgtCAACATAAATAATAACATAAATCAGTTCTCCTTTATCTTCTTTAGTATACAAACATGAGTCTGCCTGACTTTGTTTGAAATCATATTTCACGAGCAAATCGTTTAATTGGTCATTCCAAATTTTGGCAGCCTGCTTCAAACCATAGATGCCCCTTTTAAGTCTGCAAACATAGTCATCTTTTTTACCAGGTATTTCATATCCTTCAGGTTGCTTCATAAATATCGTCTCGGTTAATTTCCAATTTAAAAAAGCAGTTTTTGCATCAAAATGTTTTATCAACATACCTTTTTGTCCAGTGACCGTTAAAAAAGTCCTGAATGTAGATTGTCTTACTACCGGTGCAAAATTTTCATCGTAATCCGTGCCATATTTTTGTGAAAACCCTCGAGCAACAAGTCTGGCTTTATATCTCTCCACACTTCCATCGATGTTTCGCTTAATTTTAAAAACCCATTTACACGAGACTATATTTGtgtcttttggtttggatacgaTTTCCCAAGAGTCGTTCCCCAATAAGGAATTAATTTCGTCATCCATGGCCCTTTTCCAATGCTCTTTATCAGATCCTGACAATGCTTCCTTCGCACTTCTTGGTTCATGTTCTGTATTTAGGACCATGTTTGACGAAGCTACATACCTATCTGGTGGTACTCCTTTATTCGTTCTTTGAGACCGTCTGCACTGTATGCGATCCGTTTCCTCATGATCACCGTTTGTCTCTTTACTTGACATATATTCGTCTGTACTTGGTCCGTCGTCTGATTCTTGATCGTCAGCTGATTCTTCACTGGATGACTTTTCACTTTCAACATCTTGATCGTCAGCTGATTCTTCACTGGGCGACTTTTCCCTTTCAACATCTTCATGGtcgtcttccgtgctgtcttttattttcgaaaaaatgacCACATTGTCCATCGGTTTATATTCGCTTACTAAATCTAAAAACACAACGTCGCAGCTGATCTTGATGCGATTTGTTTTTGTGTCTAATAAACGAAACGCCTTTGATTCATCGGAGTAGCCAACGAATGTAAATTTCTCAGCTTTGTCGTCTAATTTCTTCCTCTGTTCCTTATGTATGTGTATGTATGCACTGCAACCAAAAATGTGTAAATTTCCGACATCGGGCTTTTTCGAAAACCACAATTCATATGGGGTTTGATCGATTGCTTTCGTAGGTAATCGATTCTGTAAATAGTTAGCTGTGTTTACAGCTTCTCCCTAATATTTCTTATCTAAATTACCATCGAGCAGCATACATCTTGCCATCTCAAGTAGCGACCGATTCTTTCGCTCAGCAACGCCATTCTGCTGAGGTGAATAAACTGTTGTATACTGTGCTTGAATCCCTTCCTGTCTCAAATAATTCTTTAAATCTTCATTAACATATTCTGTTCCCCGATCCGATCTTATTatctttgtttttttcttaAACTGTGTTTTCAttctttctacatattcttttatACATTTTGCTGTTTCATTTTTATGACTCATAAGATAAATAGTCGAGAAACGAGAATAGTCGTCGATAATTGTTAAAATGTACCTTTTGTTGCTCGGTGTTACTGTTTGCATAGGTCCGAACACGTCCGTATGTATGAGATCTAGAATTGAATTTGTCTTGCTTTTTGATACTTTTGAGAAAGGTAATCTAGCCATTTTACCCTTAACGCAGCATTCACAAATCATCTGCTGTCCACAATTCTTAATCTTGATACCTGTGGCTAGATCTTTATTACCTAAAAACTTTATGGCGTTAAAATCTCTATGCCCGAAGCGACGGTGCCAGGTATGCTGGCAATCCGCTGTATGCCCATTAACAATACTTCCGCTCGCTATATATACTTTTTCAATTGGACTTACTTGATACAACTCGGGTGACAATTTCGCAATCGCTTGTAATTTGTTGTCCTTCATGATCTTACAATCGTTTTCGTCAAACGTCAATCTGTATCCATCTTTCACCAGTTTCTTTACTGATAATAAGTTTGACCCAAGTGTCGGCACATATAACACATCGCACACTTTTATTTTGAAGGCGCATTAGAGTCCAATACACAATCTATTACACCCGAAGCGATTCCTTGCACTTCAGCAATCTTTTGTTCCTCTGCAAGACACACTTGACCTTTCCTTCGCGTGTCGAATTCTTGAAAAAACTTCTTCGAAGTCGCCGTATGGCTTGTTGCCCCAGAGTCGACGATCCATACATTTTTATTGTCCTCTTGATGCTTCTCCGTTCCAAGATATGCTCCATCAGAAATTTCTGCTCTTGCATAAAAACAATAATCATTCGAAGAATCTTGCGAGACTGCATtagctttttcttttttatctatCCAGgctttatattttatacaatctCCTTTAAAATGCCCTGATTTTTTGCAAAAATAGCAATTTTTCTTCGACTGCGTGCTGTTTGTATTTTTGTATCCAGTTTTCAACGCCGTTTCTGTACACTCTCTTGTGACCTTTGTCCCTTTACGTCTTTTGTATTCGTCCATTAATTTACTTTTTACAAGTTCTAACGTAAAATCACCTTCGGGCATGCTTTCAAGTGCTGTCACGAGAGTTTCATAGGATTCTGGGAGACTTCCAAGCAGCATTGCACCCATAAGATTGTCTGGTAAATCCTATCCGAGGGCagctaatttttcaaaataaccgCACATTGTGGTAATATGTTCCTCCATGTTGCCATTTTCTTTCATGGCTGTTCTACATAATTGTTTTAGCAACAATACTTTATTCGTTAACGTGGCCTTTTGGTGATATCCTTGTAGAGAATCCCATACCTCACATGATGTTTTGACATTCCTCATGTGCTGCAGTTGGCTGTCTTCTACTAATAGTCCTATTGTAGCGCGTGCTTCATTATACTTTTGCACCCAAACAGCATCTTCCGTAGCGGGTCTTTCACTTCTTATCACTTCCCATAGTTTTTCCTTAATTAACAGAAGTTCCAATTCGTAACTCCATCACTTTAATTACTGTccactgggcccataacctattgGACTTTATTTACTAATAATATAACAACAGTGGTTTATAACATAAGCAGTAATATATAAAGTTTAATAAACACGTAATTTCTGCATGGTACAAATGAAACAGACTGgaaatgaatgaacaaaatatgtatgagaaacaaaAACGCAATGTCATAGATCGATTAATTTTGTCGTCACTCCGCGTTCCTTCAACACACACAAACAAAACATTCATTCATCTAGATTCGTTGTCCTAGATTCGTTGTCCTCcaacagtaccacactgaaacagtcaattaaacctggtcccgattaatattttagaggataacgccggttatgactgggttaagtctggtatttgcaatcatctggctcatactttcgcatttttcgcatacttgttggccagatcctgggttttttctggtttggatcacgtagtaatgtcgtaccacactgaaaccgtcaattaaacctggatttgataaatactttagaggctaacaccggttaggtctgggttacgtctggtatttacaatcatctgccttatactttcgcattttttgcatacttgatggccagatcctgggttgttttctggttaggatcacgtatcaatgtggtgccacaccgaaatagttaattcaacctggcttcgactaatattttagaggataacagcggttaggtcagggtaaggcctggtatttgccatcctctggctcatactttcgcatttttcgccttcttattggccagatcctgggtctttttcaggataggatcacgtattaatgtggtaccacactgaaatagtcaataaaacctggtggcgattaatattttagaggataactccgtttatgtctgggctaggtcaggtatttgcaatcatctggctcatactttcgcatttttcgcatacttgttggccagatcctcggtttttcctagtttggaacacgtagtaatgtggtaccacactgaagcagcccactaaacctggtttcgagcaatattttagaggatagcaccggttgggtcccgttttgttctcggttatgcccgtatctggctcatactttcgcatttttcgcatacttgatggccagatccttggcttattctggtttcgatcacgtagtaacgtggtaccatactgaaacagtcaattaaccctggcctcgatcaatattttaaagtataactcctcttgggtcacgtttaggtctggtgtaaGAACCtcacctgactcatactttcacattcttcgcatacttatcggccagatcatgggctttttctgtgttgggtcacgttgtaatgtggcgccacaatgaaacagtcaactaaacctgacctcgatcaatattatagaggataacaccgtttaggattgtattaggtctggtatttgcaatcatctgggtcatactaacgcactgttcgcatacctgttggccagatcctgggctttttctggttgggattatgtagtaatgtggtaccacactgaaacagtgagttaaacctggattcgatcaatataatagaggataactccggttgggtcacgtttaggtctgggatttgccctcatctgtctcatactttcgcattcttcgcgtacttgttggccagaccctgggctttttctggcttgaatcacggagtaatgtggtaccacactgaaacagtccattaaacctggtatcgatcaatattataatgtaTACCACcgtttgggtctcgtttaggtctgggatttgccctcatctggcttatactttcgcattcttcgcatacttgttggtcagatcctgtgtttttttctggtttgaatcacgtagtaatgtggtgccacactgaaacagttaattaaacctggtctcgatcaatattttaaagtataactccacttgggtcacgtttaggtctgggatttgccctcatctgtctcatactttcgaattcttcgcatactttttggccagatcctgggctttttcaggcttgaatcacgcggtaatgtggcaccacactgaaacagtccattaaacctggtacggatcaatattttagaggataacaccgtttaggattgtattaggtctggtatttacaatcatctggatcatactttcgcatttttcgcataactattggccagatcctgggctttttctggtttgggtcacgttgtaatgtggcaccacaatgaaacagtcaactaaacctgaccacgatcaatattttagaggataacaccgtttaggattgtattaggtctggtatttgcaatcatctgggtcatactaacgcactgttcgcatacctgttggccagatcctgggctttttctggttgggattatgtagtaatgtggtgccacactgaaacagttaattaaacctggcctcgatcaatattttaaagtataactccagttgggtcacgtttaggtctgggatttgccctcaattgtctcatactttcgcatttttcgcatacttgatggccagatcctgggcctattgttgttttgatcacgtagtaacgtggtaccgtactgaaacagtcaattaaacctggcctcgatcaatattttaaagtgtaactccacttgggtcacgtttaggtctggtatttaccctcacctggctcatactttcgcattcttcgcacacttgacggccagatcatgggctttttctgtgttgggtcacgttgtaatgtggcaccacattgaaacagtcaactaaacctgacctcgatcaatattttagaggataacacagtttaggattgtgttaggtcaggtatttacaatcatctgcatcatactttcgcattcttcgcacacttgttggccagatcctggacattttctgctttggatcacgcagtcatgtagtaccagaatgaaacagtcagttaaacctggattcgatcaatattttaaaggataacaccagttgggtctgagttaggtctggtatttgcaatcatctgggtcatactaacgcacttttcgcatacctgttggccagatcctgggctttttctggttgggattatgtagtactgtggtaccacactgaaacagtgagttaaacctggattcgatcaatataatagaggataactccggttgggtcacgtttaggtctgggatttgccctcatctgtctcatactttcgcattcttcgcacacctgttggcctgatcctggccttattctggtttgggtcaggtagtcatgtggtaccacactgaaaccgtcaattaaacctggttccgatcaataaattagatgataacaccggttaggtctgggttaggtctggtatttagcctcatctggatcatactttgacattcttcgcatacttgttggccaaaccctggcctttttcaggtctcggtcacgtagtagtgtggtaccacaatgaaacagtcaattaaacctgaccacgatcaatattttaaagtatatcaccggttgggttacgtttaggtctgggatatgccctcatctggctgatactttcgcatttttcgcatacttcttagccagatcctgggttcttttctggtttggatcacgtactaatgtagtaccagaatgaaacagtcaattaaacctggattcgaccaatattttagaggataacaccgggtaggtctgggttaggtctggtatttgccctcatctggctcgtactttttttttttttttttttttgtcgtggggaaaatcttcgaaagactccctcccacctccttggggagaggtgggaggggtgtgtgggattccccgcgcccgtacaacgacaggcgcgggacctacccactaaaaaccccacggtgacccttcggcacgctttgggaggataccgggaatcgctcgaagcattcttccggtatcatccccgtgcccgcgctttcgcgcccatcccccggggggacaatcggtccccccagtagatacactgcctcatagcggcgggacggggccactccatcccgccgctatccgtcccggggccgcatttagtggcggctgcgagccccaactcgcaaccgcccgcgaccccgtttccacccctcggcggccgggcgttcatggccgcaccagaccgccgagggtgcctccccttgcgtcggaccggtagggggaggcactcctacccacaaccggtccgacccggcgccgcctggcgggaggagggtcccctcaggacccccctcccagcctaggtcatccgccacgccgaggcggccgcccgcgacgcctcgcgaccgggcgacgacctcgggccaccgcacgagcgcgtgcttcagcacgccgctgacgctcgcgctccctccccgcggcctccttctgcaacattacgttctcgcagaaggaggccacggccctccacttctcctcgctgccgagcatggcgcgcaccacgcccggcagcgagacatcccgcccgacgacgccgaccaggacacggcgctccccctcccacgcggggcatacctccagggtatgatccgccgtgtcctgctcagcgtcgcagttggccaacaagtttgcgaaaaatgggaaagtatgaggcagataattgcaaacaccagacgtaacccagacctaaccggtgttgtcctctaaaatattgatcgaagccaggtttaattgactgcttcagtgtggcatcacatgaatacgtgaccctatcgagaaaagaacccaggatctgcccaacaagtatgcgaaaaatgcgaaagtatcagctagatgttggcaaataccagacctaacacagacataaccggcgttatcctgtaaaatattggtcgaaaccaggtttaattgactgtttcagtatggcacctcattaatacgtgatcctaaccaaaaaaaatccaggatctggccaacgagtatgcgaaagatgcgaaagaattagggagatgattgcaaataccagacgtaacccagaccaaaccggtgttgtcctctaaaatattgatcgaaaccaggtttaattgactgtttcagtatggcacctcattaatacgtgatcccaaccaaaaaaaacccaggatctggccaacgcggatgcgaaagatgcgaaagtattagggtgatgattgcaaataccagacgtaacccagacctaaccggtgttgtcctctaaaatattgatcgaaaccaggtttaattgactgtttcagtatggcacctcattaatacgtgatcctaaccaaaaaaaatccaggatctggccaacgagtatgcgaaagatgcgaaagaattagggagatgattgcaaataccagacgtaacccagaccaaaccggtgttgtcctctaaaatattgatcgaaaccaggtttaattgactgtttcagtatggcacctcattaatacgtgatcccaaccaaaaaaaacccaggatctggccaacgcggatgcgaaagatgcgaaagtattagggtgatgattgcaaataccagacgtaacccagacctaaccggtgttgtcctctaaaatattgatcgaaaccaggtttaattgactgtttcagtatggcacctcattaatacgtgatcccaaccaaaaaaaacccaggatctggccaacgcggatgcgaaagatgcgaaagtattagggtgatgattgcaaataccagacgtaacccagacctaaccggtgttgtcctctaaaatattgatcgaaaccaggtttaattgactgtttcagtatggcacctcattaatacgtgatcctaaccaaaaaaaatccaggatctggccaacgagtatgcgaaagatgcgaaagaat is a window encoding:
- the LOC143350673 gene encoding uncharacterized protein LOC143350673, which encodes MSQEKLWEVIRSERPATEDAVWVQKYNEARATIGLLVEDSQLQHMRNVKTSCEVWDSLQGYHQKATLTNKVLLLKQLCRTAMKENGNMEEHITTIAEISDGAYLGTEKHQEDNKNVWIVDSGATSHTATSKKFFQEFDTRRKGQVCLAEEQKIAEVQGIASVKKLVKDGYRLTFDENDCKIMKDNKLQAIAKLSPELYQVSPIEKVYIASGSIVNGHTADCQHTWHRRFGHRDFNAIKFLGNKDLATGIKIKNCGQQMICECCVKGKMARLPFSKVSKSKTNSILDLIHTDVFGPMQTVTPSNKRKGFKHSIQQFIHLSRMALLSERIGRYLRWQDVCCSMPDVGNLHIFGCSAYIHIHKEQRKKLDDKAEKFTFVGYSDESKAFRLLDTKTNRIKISCDVVFLDLTARKTTMKMLKGKSRPVKNQLTIKMLKVKSHPVKNQLTIKNQTTDQVQTNICQVKRQTVIMRKRIAYSADGLKERIKEYHQIGFLKHYLGIEMRRNEEGFYSINQAKYIKKILHRFGLQDAKGSSVPLDHTYFKYKENGSEMPKSDRYQQLIGALLYVAVNSRPDISASVAILSQHNKHPTTNDWIETKRVARYLKQTIDYELKLGQRVKSRKLIGFADADWAQDRNDRKSNSGYLYQFAGASISWACRKQPCVSLSSTEAEYIALAEATQEAVWIQRLLEDFGKGTQDTIIYEDNQSCLKLTSNKKFNNRTKHIDTKFHNIKDIKDRGKIDYQYCPTDEMPADMLTKPLAKVKLKYMAEKCALRQQIKQF